The following nucleotide sequence is from Diospyros lotus cultivar Yz01 chromosome 3, ASM1463336v1, whole genome shotgun sequence.
GGAAAGATCTGGGactggttgtaaggtcgcatgacggggacgtcatatgcttaaggggggagaatgtaataccccgagagcccaaagaagttagtatatatcgaggatagtgtaaagaaaggaaacaacaccagctggataccttttgggctgaatgttggcaaagaactctcaagttaagggtgtttgacttggggtaatccagggatgggtgacccccctgggaagttcgcgtaggcccattaggataagttgttccggttcttcctatcgctcgaacagGATGTTACAGGCCCCATCCGACAACTATTCACTTTAGAGTGTCACTTTAGAGTTTCACTTTAGAGTTATGCTATTTATCATGTCTGGCGGCTTCCGAAAGATCAAACCTCTTTCCCGCATTAAGACGGCTTTGCTTTGGTGACAAACCTTAATCTCCATGGAGTTTCATCTTTGGTGTCAGTTTCTCCGACACTTATGCTTAGTTGATTCCCAAATTACTTGGGTGTTCGATGTTCAGACTTTGGTTTGCTTGAGATCTTATTTGTTGCCTTGTCATATCTTCATGAGATTTAGCATCTCTTCTAATTGGAGTATTTCTCTTGTACATACTTtagttttcttcatttttctcttttttttatgcttattttactattatctttatttttacatttcgttttattttctttttgtggcCTAAAGGATGATCGTTGATGTGTTGCTCCCCCTGATTTTTTGGTGGTCCGAGGTTTGCCCTAACCTTTGCTTGTAgcattttttgtgtgttttgttctatataattcttatttacaaaaaaaaaaaatcaagggcCAAATAGATATTTTGgccattttatttgtatgtcttttcatttaaacatttaatttttttaattatactatttaaattatacaattttgaatcaattaacaCATCTCTACAAATTTATTATAGAGAATGAATTAAGTATATATAATTCaggagtgtaattaaaataataaaaaaaattaaaagtacaattaatttgaaattgtaTAGTTCataaatgtaattgaaataataaaaaaattgaatacttAAAAAGAGCAagcttaaaaacaaaaatatatattttacctaAATCAAGCAAGCATAAGATTGTCTCCAACACATCACCAAACTAAATAGATAGTGAGCCGTGTTGATTTGGAGGCCTTCAACGCTGCTTCCCATCACCAATCTGCTCGTCAAAGTTTTGGCGAAACCCAATCCCCTCCCCTAATTTGGCAATCAATTTCAGCCAAGTCACCCTTGTTATCTTTCTCCCACAACGACCATCTCAAAGCCGGAAAGGCTCGCCGTTGCAATAGATCTAAGATTGAAGGTCTATTTGATCATATGGAAGAGAAAATCGATTGGAGAAGACAACTGGTAGACGTGACTGAACATAAGCAAAAACGGCAACAACAAGCAGTAGACTAGGCAAGGTGATGAGCAACTTGTTCGATGACGACCAAGATGAGAACAGACAAATCTGTGTttgtgattattgattttgggaaattttttatttatttgtgtattggttgattgatattgtgtatttggctattgatttgtgtttttgattattgattttgtgtatgtgtgtttttggttattaattttgtgtatgtatgtatttgattattttgtgtattaaataTTCAAAGATAATCTGTTcttggaattttaattttaatatattataattttagatttattattatggaattattttaaacaattttgataaataattgttttcaaaaaatattagtaaattgatttaaaaatatattaaatattattaaattttaatattgtaatatttattattaaattataaaataaataataaatttttataatagttTAAGGTTTagggtaaaataaataaaataaaaatttattaataaataaattaaataaaaatttaaattaaatagaataatAGAAAGGTAAAATATTGGAGCAAAGACAAAATCGAAGGCAAAATTATAATcaagagtaaattatttataatataagaagCATCTTATTAGTACATAAAGAGTTATACTTTGGgttacataatatatgtaaaatgataaaaatatctctctCATACCTTTTTGTGTTGCTTTagatagatatttttatcattttacatattttatgtaatCTAAAATGTGTTGAAGGgataccaataatattttttataatataataaggagCCTGCTCGGATCGGGGACAAAATTCTATTTCCCCTCCACAAGAAGGTGGGTCAAAAGCTCCGCCAAATCAtccatttcttcctcctctctcaCCATGACCTTCGCTCTCAATCCCCGAACTGTGGTTCTGATCATCCCGGCCATATCTCCGCCTTCCTGCCGCTGATCACCCACCACCATCTCCTTCAAAACCCTAGCAATCTCCTCTCTCCTAAGCCTCCCAGCCTGGTCTCTCCTCACCTCCACCCCGGCTCCAATCTCCGCCACCAGCCTCGCGTTCTGCGGCTGGTCCAGATGCATTGGCATGGCTACGATCGGAACCCCAAACTTGATGCTCTCCATCACTGAGCTCCACCCGCAGTGGCTCACAAACCCTCCAACGCTCGGATGCTTCAGGATCCTCGCCTGTGGTGCCCAACCCTGAACGATCTTCCCTCTCTCCCCTACCCTCGCCAGGAACCCTTCTGGCAAGGCCTCCGAGGCCCTAGTCGTCTCTCCCGATGGGAACCTCACCACCCATATGAAGTTCACTGAGCTTAGCTCCAGCCCGTTGGCTATCTCTTCTATTTCTTCTCTCGACAAGAAATACTCGCTCCCGAAGGAAACGAACACGGTCGAGAGCTCGGGCTTTTTCCCAAGCCATTCCATGATCTCTGTATCTGAATCTCCTTGCGAGAAGATTAAAGGTTCTTGAACCAGTGGGCCGACTGGATGTATCTTCTTCTTGGCCAAGACAGAGGAGTAATCCAGGTATTTTTGCTCTATCTCTGTGGAGGATTTGATCAAGACGATCCCGGATGATTGGTTCAGGGCAGACAAGAAACGGTCTAGGTCTTTGACTCCATTGGAGGTGGCTTGGAGCCGGTTCTGGAAACCGGGTTTTTCGTATTCATGGAGGTGAATCTCCTGGAATGGGAACTCGACGCCGGGGTTTTCGGTGTTGTGGAGCGTGAAGGAGAGGAAAGCGGCGCCGAAAGTTAAGAACAGAACCGCCGGGATGTTGAGCGTCGATGCGGCTTTCGGCACCCATGGCTGGTTGAAGTCGTAGATGACGAGATCTGGGTTCAGGGTTTCGAGGATGGAGGAGAAGGCCGGGATGGCCTGCTCAAAGGCGGTTTTGAGGGCGGTCATGAGGTGGGACGGGAGGCCGTTGGTGGTGTGGCGGTGCGGCGGCAGCTCCGGCGAGGATGGGAGGGCGAGCTCCACCGGCTGGATGGATTTGGAGTAGGTGCCGGCAATTCTGCCATTGATGGAGCTTAGATTGACGGCTGTTGAACAGAAGTAGATGTGGAAGCTTCTGTCTGCGAGTTTCATGGCCAATTCTAGGAAAGGGTTTACATGGCCATGGGCTAGCCATGGAAGCATTAAGATCTTCAtgttctctcttccttctctatcAATCACTCAATTGGAGACGATGATTATAtttatagatacatatatactaaggttataactatatattttgCATTTGAAATCAATCAATGTAATTAACAAAGTTAACATCATTTGATGTTACATCTCCAAGAGGATCATTGGATAAATCATTTCCATCACTTTGGTTTccatttagaaaattatttatttgtatttcttTAATACCAAGAAAATGCTATTTGTCATGCCTTAGAtccaattaataataattagttaTGGGATCAATCAATCTACTCCTCACCTAAGGTGAACAAATAAGTAGTTATGAATCGAACACTGaacttaaatttttgaattgacACAGTTAATGGACCGTCTCAAAGTAGAATTGAACTCATGATCTTATGATATATTAAGTTCTCGAACGTATCCAACTGACCAATTGTATTTTCTTAAAGGTaagaagatatatttatttattatcaactaataaaaatatttatgagtGTAATGCCCGTATAtggcaaattaaattaattttgggataatttaaattaaaagaaatagtaaaataattggttgtgagtaaataaaattaaattatgtgattttatgGGAATAAGAAGTTAGGATAATTAATtgtgttattttaggaatttatgggattttaaaaaaaaattaaaataaatcgagttgtgtgatttttagaagttttgggCATAACTGTAATTAAATTAGGGGGCGAAAGTGTGATTTTCGGAAGTTGGAGGGAGgctggcgtgaatcgcggaagagggaaaaagtcaccttaaatataagttaaaacCTATATATGTTAAATGAGCATGCGTGCTCGAGCTGTCGCACGCGAGGCAGGCATAGGCGAGGTCGAGGGATCGAAACGCGAGGGTGGGGGCAGTTGTGCGCGagggctgatttttaatcagccaagcaccccaaaacgacgtcgtttcggggtGAAGGCGGTGGCCGctagcgctgccacgtggctaCGCGCTGGCCACCCATTTTGGCCGCGATttaaagcccgatttcgggcatTCCTTTTGCTCAATCAGTGAGCAAATTTTGACAGAAAGAACAGCAGCTCGCGAGGGAAATCTGAGaattttggggcttcaaaaattggattaaactccgtttaatccctgatttaattattcaggtatgtaattaaactagtaattaatattttctgcggttgaaatttcatttggggcccaattttattaattttgtctataattggaatattgcagtttgtataactttgaccgcgtttggtcaaattgagcctaaggctatcttcgaaaaggcaagttctatataccctcattgtcgattctttcgatgtcaatttatttggccTCCCTTCGTtagatttggctgttaataaattatggaatttaaacggtgtgtttaataatttaatttattaacctgatttcgagggtattaatcgttggttgcctacgggggtttgtatcacccccaatcctatgggaatgatgtcgtactcacacGGGGCTAGGTTCtcagctgtcgggtattattatggattttcggttatttattggctagagcggttgggcagtgggggcaagggttagccgTTCGGTGACGATGAAACTGTTGTATGGTCTAttttaggccgtcagatggtctctcctggtcactaaccgctgaccggtgtcaggcactgctaacctactctaccgttatgtgattatagcatgcctgattatttcatttttgttgcatggtttggtatgcacatgggttcgggctgcatgatgggatcatcatgatttggttatgcttgatcacggacattttagattggtcaggttgcatccagcacgggcatatgcatcgcgtgtgatttactacgtgggcggagcatggcttgatgcctggatgtatgggcgccttgtatcacgttggtgctcattacgccttgcattttatatgcattgcatggttactggtagttattagttctcggacgggagtaccgtttcgagggagcctttggctcggctgtcgggagtaccggcagggatacgggtgacgggagtaccgacccgggacagtgcgcacaggtttgtggtgatttatgttgcctttcagggcagcggcaggttggtatgggacttgggtgccaggtgttctatgtgggccccaaggaccggtatatgttttattatgcggcactgttgcgttgttgcgtcacatgacttgtgtgtacatgtgggtttatatttggggtgatcttctcttctgtttcgtttacagccttccttattatataaacttgctgagtcttgcgactcaccttgctttccatcattccaggtaagggtaagactaaagtcgagggcgaggaccgtgccacctagcagccagccgtgtcggtagggtgtacagttagctgcccccgtcatctctgatgttttgctagagtcgttgtcttttatttttgactgtgccaggttgtcatttgtacctcctattgttggcacagggtctgtatgtatttttatatactccatgaccgctgtatcagcggggtgcttgtgggcatgcatgtttaccgtttttcttccgctgttaaatttcttatttatgcatgccaaggcatttttgtcttttgtctattcctcttcccttctgtgagcgcactcgttcggatagaccggatggttgggatatccgagcgggggtgcttacaatgagTGTGGAAAGATATGTTATAATTAATCTTGGTAATTGATTggaaaattaatgaaatcaaGAAAATGACCAAATGACAAACAATTCCGTGACCCAAATGAAACTTACCAAATCAATTATAAAAAGGGACCCAAAACCTAATCTTTTGTATTGATTTGGGGATTAATGAAATCAAGAAAAGGACCCAATTGACAAACAATGCCGTGACCAAATGAAACTTAGCCAACAAATGAATAATCAACCCTAGGACACAACCCAGAAGCCAGCCATGGACATGTCCATATGTTGGTGTTGGGTTTGGGGGCAATAATTCTCATTAATTAATGGTTAATTACAACCAATAAGAGTCGTGGTTGAGATTGTCTTCAATTTTTGTTTCGATATCATTAAAGTTGATGGccaaatagtttatattttttgtatttcactatttaattatataatatttttattttattaaccaCAATTTCAATCAATTTAGTTCGATTATTTCAATTAAGTCAAAATTTTGCTCACCCCAATTCGAATTGGATTatgttttttataaaataagataaatatataaatatatggattaaaattacaatataagaatttattatataaagattAATAGACCTAAAGTctattaagtaatattaattattctacagttaaaaaattatagaataatataacacaaattaaaataaaatttatgatcaaatatttaaattataaataaaaaattaaacaaaaaattagttatatattaacaaaatgagagacaaaaattaaaattaaaaaaatcttatacttataatttatttttattttaactaaaattaattaaaatcttatttacattCTTAATTGGGTCTATTAGGACTTTTATTTATTCTTCAACTCAAATTTGGCAATCAACTGGTCAAAAATCTGAGCTGCTTCAGCTGGAAACTAATGTTGAGTAAAATTTTcgtttaatcaaaataatcaaaccgAATTGATGGAAGTTGTTGGTTTGAATTGGTTCAAGTTAAGAGTTAATTCAGTttgattttcaagtttttcaatttcggtttggtttgattttcttattgaaaaaattaaaataactgaaTCGACTGATTACTTGATTACTCGAGTAATCAAAAGTTTACTCAATCAATATTACATGTTAATCAAGTGCGATGTAGTAGTTGTTTGCCTAATTTCATGAATTAGTCGAATTATATTGCTTCGAGTAATAATAGTTTGAAAATAAACTAATATTTTGTTCTGAagatgaattaattattaatattgctCAGAGTAATAATTACGTACTATCTCAAAGATAATCGAGTAATAAGTGGAGGCTTTTTTTAACCTTTCTCTATTTcgaaaaataattgattaatcttTTTTGTTAGTTGAGTAATTTCTAAGATTACTTACGTAACTTTACAGCTTTACTCGAGTAACGGAAAAACCTAACTTGTGTAACTTTTTTGTTTGGTTAgttttttggccttttttttttagttttttggttggtttgattttttcgtATTTGTTCAGTtggttcagtttgattttttacaCAATTTCGATCTATTAAATTTTAGCATTTTAGTATGTTTGACCCCTAGGTATAACATTTTCACTATTTATCAAAGTAGATGTTATTCTTTCAAGATTGTCaggtttagtttttttaattaaatttacataattttgaagtAAGAATATATTATTTTGCAATTCTTTCAAATGATTTATGggcatttcaattttttttttattttttaatcaaaaccaGGGTGGATTTGGGtcgaaattcaaatattttcaataattatcTAACTCAATATGAACTTATTTTAAGCCCAttgtcaacaaaaaaaaaaaaaaaaaggaatatatTGGGCCTTTTCTGGGCCCAGTATAGATTAGCCCATTTTAAGCCCAAAGTCCAGTATAAATTAGCCCATTTTTTGGGCCCAGTCCATTTACATGCTTAGGAGGTAATTTAATTAGTTAGAGACAGAGTTAAATATCAATAGTTAGATCGAAAATACATTAAGATTgaattgagtttattttttataaattatatagtaATTAAAACTGAgcataaaaaaaacaataaaaataataaaattcatgtcattataaatattttatctttaattttgagTAAAATCTAAATCGTCAAACTTCTATTAGATTAAAAGAGATCTCTTCTCAATATTTTGAGACATAgtctaattaatattaatagtcAAATCAAAGATACATCAAGATTGAACtgggttaatttttattaaattattatataattagaacctagtaaaaaaataaaaataataaaactcgtgtcattataaatattttatcttttatttgagTAAAATCTAAATCGTCAAACTTATACATAGATGGTATACATTCAAACAAAGAGTCGACATCAAtccttttcaaaaaatattttgtgactaagataattattttaaaatattaataatattgaagaaaataaaatatctatgGTGTATTTAGGAATAAAAAGGTTCTATGTCTCCACCGGACATCACAACTTCTAAAATCATCACAACATTATTCAACTATAAAATGACCATGATTTTAATATATCTTGGGGttgaattctttattttttattattctattattttaaaaatattttcgacCAAATCTATATTTTGGTCACTATacttttactcttttttttttatgtggttaCTTGAACTTTTAATTATTCCAATTACATCTCTGAATTtacattttttagtcaatttaactcttatactttaattttatttttttttgtatggtaACCTGAACTTTACATTGTTTCGATTA
It contains:
- the LOC127797621 gene encoding beta-D-glucosyl crocetin beta-1,6-glucosyltransferase-like isoform X19 — encoded protein: MKILMLPWLAHGHVNPFLELAMKLADRSFHIYFCSTAVNLSSINGRIAGTYSKSIQPVELALPSSPELPPHRHTTNGLPSHLMTALKTAFEQAIPAFSSILETLNPDLVIYDFNQPWVPKAASTLNIPAVLFLTFGAAFLSFTLHNTENPGVEFPFQEIHLHEYEKPGFQNRLQATSNGVKDLDRFLSALNQSSGIVLIKSSTEIEQKYLDYSSVLAKKKIHPVGPLVQEPLIFSQGDSDTEIMEWLGKKPELSTVFVSFGSEYFLSREEIEEIANGLELSSVNFIWVVRFPSGEKTRVSEALPEGFLARVGERGKIVQGWAPQARILKHPSVGGFVSHCGWSSVMESIKFGVPIVAMQCIWTSRRTRGWWRRLGLGWR
- the LOC127797621 gene encoding beta-D-glucosyl crocetin beta-1,6-glucosyltransferase-like isoform X18 — protein: MKILMLPWLAHGHVNPFLELAMKLADRSFHIYFCSTAVNLSSINGRIAGTYSKSIQPVELALPSSPELPPHRHTTNGLPSHLMTALKTAFEQAIPAFSSILETLNPDLVIYDFNQPWVPKAASTLNIPAVLFLTFGAAFLSFTLHNTENPGVEFPFQEIHLHEYEKPGFQNRLQATSNGVKDLDRFLSALNQSSGIVLIKSSTEIEQKYLDYSSVLAKKKIHPVGPLVQEPLIFSQGDSDTEIMEWLGKKPELSTVFVSFGSEYFLSREEIEEIANGLELSSVNFIWVVRFPSGETTRASEALPEGFLARVGERGKIVQGWAPQARILKHPSVGGFVSHCGWSSVMESIKFGVPIVAMPMHLDQPQNARLVAEIGAGVEVRRDQAGRLRREEIARVLKEMVVGDQRQEGGDMAGMIRTTVRGLRAKIMTREEKEMDDSAELLSHLSIKPK